A segment of the Solea solea chromosome 14, fSolSol10.1, whole genome shotgun sequence genome:
TCTTCCGGGTTTACCAGAGGGTCATGCTTGTGTTTTAGCGGGCTGCGTTGTTCTTCTGTCTGCTGAACAACTTTCAGTCGTCCATCGTTTACAACAGCAGCTCTTAAAGGTCGCTCTTATTCGCGGAGATTTGTCACATGCTTTCCGCCATCTTGGCTTCAGTAGGCCGACGGGAGTGCAGCGTGTGAGTGACCACTCGGCTTTGGAAAGTTCTGGCAGAGAGGACGAGTGGATGGCTCACGTCCTGGCACTTGTGCTGAACCTGGAAGTAAACCTGATACTAGTGAGTGGGCTCGCCAGTGAGAAAGTGATTCAACGCTGTTGTGCGCATCACATACTTGTGGTGGAGAAAGTGAAGGCTTCCGCTTTGAGCGCCTTCGCAGCTGCAACGGGAGGCGTTCCAGTGACTTATGCCACACAGTTGAGTCAGCACTGTGTCGGCACTGGAGTCAAGGTCGCCATGTGGAGGGAGCTCGGCGGCACTGGGAGGAAGTCTTCAGCAGCTGTGAGTATTTCCACCAGTGGGAACTGCAGTTTAGTCACAGTGATCCTCACTAGCTGTGTCCAGAGTAAGCTGCAGGTGCTGGAGGATCAGTTCTGGGCCTGTGCTTATCGTTTACACCACGCACTGAAGGACAGAGTCGTCCTTCCAGGTGCTGGAGTGACAGAAATGCTTTGTGTTCACCGCCTTCAGAACCAGGCAGCCAGGCTCTGCACTGAGAGGACGGGTGATTCCACACAACCATCTGAAGCAGAGAAATCATCTAATCCTTACAGGAGCGCAGTGCTGCACCTCATGGCCGACGCTTTGATTGATTATATATCCACTGTCATGGTGAACAGTGGAAGATTTTCCAAAATCAGAGCCAGGAGCGTAGTGAACCAACACGTGCAGGACTGTAACGGACATTCAGACGGTGCCGCTACGTTCTCAAAGCTTTTCTCAGAGGGCGATCATGAAGGTGGCTCATTTTCTGACGGAGCACCTGATCTAAATCTAAAAATCTATGATAATCTGAGTGTGAAGCAGGAAGCATGGAGGAAAGCCTTAGACCTGGTTTCCCTGGTCTTACAGACTGATGCAGAGATCATCACAGGAGTGGAGTCACAGGAAAACCTCATGCTGTTATAATCTTCACgtggcattttgttttttcttgttctcAAATAAATTGGATTTAGGAAAAGTTAGGTGTTTTTATGACTGGTTAAACTGAAGGTTTATATTCAAATGTACGGACATTGTAGTAGTTTCCTTTTCACCACATGGGGGTGACAAACAATCACATGACAACATTTGTGTGTCTTCTGAATGAAGCTACATTATaggatgcaaaataaaaaccGAGAtgcaaaatgattttgtttccaGATCTGATTTATTCTCAGGATTTATACTCATATCTACAAGGTCacacctttaacctttaaccctgATATTTTGAGTAATGATTTAATATTGTCTGACAcctctgtgagtgtgtatgtttttctGCTTCCCAGCAGGCCTGACTCATCTGTCACTAGATGTACATGATAGCGTATGCACCTTGTTTCATGCTCACTTAAGTCTGGGAAAACAAACTCTGAGTCCAAAACCACAATTAAATTTCCGTCTCCTGGGTCACATCAGGAATTTAGTGGTGCCAGTATATGTTTTAGTCTCGGTACACTTCCCTAATGATATTTGCcagtggtgtgtttgtgtccacagctttctctgctcaacacttgAACGCCGACTCTGCTTCCATGTCAACCACGGTGGTTTTATGACTGGCTCTGTCGCAGTGTGAATAACTGAGGGGAACAGAACGCCTCCAGACAGGTTGGGAAGTTATTTTAGGTATTTGAATTTGGGTTATTTCCCCTTCCTACATGGTCATTA
Coding sequences within it:
- the bbs12 gene encoding Bardet-Biedl syndrome 12 protein — its product is MLGCSVVNLRQHVGLQKLSALAGITHSSLGPNKKYKFIQDDTSGESALVCSCVRVLQNLELTCAVGQLVYETLHAHQTVYNSGSGCLLFLAGAWSRAALECLHRGISVSHIISAMSEGIDVCVGVCRKSSISIEGLGEVQPENSAATVPHGIPQASNARYGDQVLNAGGQRKIKLSRHFCESRCKTASAASQRKLINVAHIAEGLTHGCVDAMNLVLEVNQMQSNCDVFDITKVVTCVLPGLPEGHACVLAGCVVLLSAEQLSVVHRLQQQLLKVALIRGDLSHAFRHLGFSRPTGVQRVSDHSALESSGREDEWMAHVLALVLNLEVNLILVSGLASEKVIQRCCAHHILVVEKVKASALSAFAAATGGVPVTYATQLSQHCVGTGVKVAMWRELGGTGRKSSAAVSISTSGNCSLVTVILTSCVQSKLQVLEDQFWACAYRLHHALKDRVVLPGAGVTEMLCVHRLQNQAARLCTERTGDSTQPSEAEKSSNPYRSAVLHLMADALIDYISTVMVNSGRFSKIRARSVVNQHVQDCNGHSDGAATFSKLFSEGDHEGGSFSDGAPDLNLKIYDNLSVKQEAWRKALDLVSLVLQTDAEIITGVESQENLMLL